The following are from one region of the Littorina saxatilis isolate snail1 linkage group LG2, US_GU_Lsax_2.0, whole genome shotgun sequence genome:
- the LOC138953991 gene encoding uncharacterized protein, protein MDFFFFSFFGTCVSKMLKSGRLGRWKLLLILVLTVALRESKQASSISFLRPFTPCGPCVCNGTVADCSNRELRYPAPEELPDNLTRLSLYNNSIFNLSPRVFARFTSLEWLDLSNNTLFENIIPVDAFSGLNRLRKLNLSNNWLTLDGDYSAKGPFDSLTSLQRLDLSNNSLEKVGPLLFRALNSTLNWLDLSGNNITYEGESKWPIQYLNNLTYLDLSHNNLKNLSRGLFKQGLQTLNLSYNSIPLSDEAYPEDTFEDLKDSLTELQIKANCNGSDASNSTALLHYPDKALSLFYNLQVLCMDGLPYQSFGSGFQNLTSLIKLDLSGKWGGFCYIIMLSNNTFQNLGNSLRTLDLSLCNISNIDAGTFSPLGDSLRVLDLSYNVGLGFDTLGEAVYGLQGSVLKELYIDSIVEPFSMCVKVSKRNTRYFSNTSLEFISAKNNRLEVFCQGALNNMPHTLSRVSLYGNRLGFGSYFKDFENLVGLTELEVDGHAFAFHIPVRYPVDDVEGCNTQEGVNAQCQLGVRRHSSPNTHIWTTQGHKNEHEQSESWELQELMRSKELTFKLPPNLKTFKSRWNQLYYRLEEITFDPNNSLVHLELCSNLLTTWTGPMRGLNQLENLNLENNLGYVFGIRFFHDFKSVKNLNLAQNYMRGVVGDDEKGLFCGPLDRLEYFNLSSNYLSFLPRQIFRGLINLRFLNLSHNDIVTFNVNITHMANLSTLDLSFNNIKYLSLEIMNHLNNIAERIEVHLDLTFNPLACTCEHMDFLTWVEQSKVVLPSSEHYTCLMSDGNYHPMTDIFQVIDQLESSCIDTLGILVGAVSCAFCLLVAVLSALVYRYRWKLRYLYYASRLAYRRLQTCDNDNDDFEFDAFVSYSSEDNDFVHGELLEELETRAGLRLNVHNRDFIPGRPIPSNIVSAVQSSRRTLVVLSRELVRSEWCHYEMQMATMEAAHTGRDVLLFLLYEDVPSQQLPRDVMYNLQSSTYITFPGTRAEPSLVRDFWARLAQAIRQLGRWKLLLILVLTVALRESKQTASISTLRPFTPCGPCVCNATVADCSNRDLKYPAPDGLPDNLTRLSLHNNSISDLGPPNVFARFTSLEWLDLSDSILFVNVIPVDAFDGLGRLRELNLSSNKLTLNGDYSAKGPFDSLTSLQRLDLSNNSLEKVEPLLFRALNSTLHWLDFSRNNITYEGESKWPIQYLDNLTYLDLSHNNLKNISRGLFKQGLRTLNLSYNSIPLSDEAYPEDTFEDLKDSLTELQIKANCNGSDASNFTALLHYPDKALSLLRNLQVLCMDGLPYQSFGSGFQNLTSLMKLDLSGKWGGFCYIIMLSNNTFQNLGNSLRTLDLSLCSIGKIDAGTFSPLGDSLRVLDLSYNVGMGFDKLGEAVYGLQGSVLKELYIDSIVEPYSTCVKVSKLNTRYFPNTSLEFISAKNNHLEVFCQGALNNMPHTLSRVSLYGNRLGFGSYFKDLENLVGLTELEVDGHAFAFHIPARYPVDHVEGCNTPEGANTQCQLGWRRHSSPNTHIRTTQGDKDEYEQTESWEQQELTRSEGLTFKLPPNLKTFKSRWNQLYYRLEEITFDPNNSLVDLELRDNLLTTWTGPMRGLNQLETLNLQNNLAYAFGIRFFHDFKSVKNLNLAINYMRGVVGDDEKGLFFEPLDKLQYLDISSNYLNVLPRQIFRGLVNLRFLNLSHNDIVNFNVNITHMANLSTLDLSFNNIKYLSLEIMNHLNNIVERIEVHLDLTFNPLACTCEHMDFLTWVEQSKVVLPSSEHYTCFMSDGNYHPMTDIFQVIDQLESSCIDTLGILVGAVSCAFCLLVAVFSALVYRYRWKLRYLYYASRLAYRRLQTCDNDNDDFEFDAFVSYSSEDNDFVHGELLEELETRAGLRLNVHNRDFIPGRPIPSNIVSAVQSSRRTLVVLSRELVQSEWCHYEMQMATMEAAHTGRDVLLFLLYEDVPSQQLPRDVMYNLQSSTYITFPGTRAEPSLVRDFWTRLAQAIRQ, encoded by the exons ACTAGGACGATGGAAGCTTCTTCTTATCCTGGTGCTGACTGTTGCTTTACGAGAAAGTAAGCAAGCTTCATCCATCTCCTTTCTACGACCTTTTACGCCCTGTGGACCGTGCGTGTGTAATGGCACAGTGGCTGACTGCTCAAATCGAGAATTGAGATACCCAGCACCTGAAGAACTGCCTGACAACCTCACCAGATTGTCTCTTTACAACAACTCTATCTTTAACCTGAGTCCGAGAGTGTTTGCACGCTTTACCTCGCTGGAATGGCTAGATCTGTCCAACAATACCCTCTTTGAAAATATCATCCCTGTTGATGCTTTTAGTGGCCTTAATCGCCTGCGAAAGCTGAATCTGAGTAATAACTGGCTGACCCTTGATGGCGACTACTCTGCCAAGGGACCGTTTGACAGCCTCACGTCTTTGCAACGTCTAGACCTGTCCAACAACTCTCTCGAGAAGGTCGGGCCGTTGCTCTTCCGAGCGCTGAATAGCACCTTGAACTGGCTTGATCTCAGCGGGAACAATATAACCTATGAGGGAGAAAGCAAGTGGCCCATACAGTACCTCAACAACCTTACATATCTGGATCTATCGCACAACAACCTGAAGAACCTGAGTCGTGGATTGTTCAAACAGGGTCTGCAGACGTTGAACCTCAGCTACAACAGCATTCCACTGAGCGATGAAGCCTATCCTGAGGACACGTTTGAAGACCTGAAAGATTCTCTGACTGAACTGCAGATCAAAGCCAACTGCAACGGATCAGATGCGTCCAACTCAACAGCTCTTTTGCACTACCCTGACAAAGCGTTATCATTATTTTACAACCTTCAGGTCCTATGCATGGACGGGCTTCCTTATCAAAGTTTCGGATCCGGCTTTCAAAATCTTACAAGCTTGATAAAGCTAGATCTCTCTGGAAAGTGGGGTGGATTTTgctatataattatgttgtcAAACAACACCTTCCAAAATCTGGGAAATTCTCTTCGGACTCTCGATTTGTCCCTCTGCAACATTAGCAATATAGACGCTGGTACTTTCTCTCCTCTTGGTGACTCTCTTCGTGTTCTGGACTTGTCCTACAATGTTGGCCTGGGCTTTGACACACTGGGAGAGGCTGTCTACGGGTTGCAAGGCTCTGTTCTCAAGGAACTGTACATCGACTCTATCGTAGAACCGTTCAGCATGTGCGTCAAAGTTTCAAAGAGGAACACTCGCTATTTTTCCAACACCAGCCTAGAGTTCATCTCTGCCAAAAACAATCGCCTTGAAGTCTTCTGTCAGGGAGCCCTGAACAACATGCCCCACACCCTAAGCAGAGTTTCTCTTTACGGCAACCGTCTTGGCTTTGGATCTTATTTCAAAGACTTTGAGAATCTTGTGGGACTGACCGAATTGGAGGTTGACGGTCACGCCTTTGCTTTCCACATACCTGTCCGTTATCCCGTTGACGATGTTGAAGGATGCAACACCCAAGAAGGGGTAAACGCTCAATGCCAGTTGGGCGTGAGGCGCCATTCCAGTCCCAATACGCACATTTGGACGACTCAAGGACATAAGAATGAACATGAACAATCAGAATCGTGGGAGCTTCAGGAGCTCATGAGAAGTAAAGAACTAACGTTCAAACTGCCACCTAACCTCAAAACGTTCAAGTCTCGCTGGAATCAACTGTACTACCGACTGGAGGAGATCACTTTTGACCCCAACAACTCTTTGGTCCACCTTGAACTTTGTTCCAACCTTCTGACTACATGGACCGGACCCATGCGCGGACTTAATCAGTTAGAGAACCTGAATCTTGAGAACAATTTAGGGTATGTATTTGGTATAAGATTTTTTCATGATTTTAAGTCTGTGAAGAACTTGAACCTTGCTCAAAATTACATGCGAGGGGTCGTGGGCGACGACGAAAAAGGGTTGTTCTGTGGACCTTTGGACAGGCTTGAGTATTTCAACTTATCCAGCAACTACCTTAGCTTTTTGCCAAGGCAAATCTTCAGAGGTCTAATCAATCTGAGGTTTTTGAATCTCTCTCACAACGACATTGTAACCTTCAACGTCAACATAACGCACATGGCGAATTTGTCCACACTGGATCTCTCATTCAACAACATCAAGTACCTGTCACTGGAGATCATGAACCACCTAAACAACATAGCCGAGCGCATCGAGGTGCATCTGGACCTGACGTTCAACCCACTAGCTTGCACGTGCGAACACATGGATTTCTTGACATGGGTTGAACAGAGTAAGGTGGTGTTGCCTAGCAGCGAGCACTACACCTGTTTGATGTCAGACGGGAACTACCACCCGATGACAGACATCTTCCAAGTTATTGATCAGCTCGAATCGTCATGCATCGACACACTTGGCATTCTTGTAGGAGCCGTGTCCTGTGCCTTCTGCTTGCTGGTGGCTGTGCTCTCAGCCCTCGTCTATCGCTATCGCTGGAAGCTGCGCTACCTCTACTACGCCTCCCGCCTGGCCTACAGACGCCTGCAGACCtgcgacaacgacaacgacgacttTGAGTTCGACGCCTTCGTGTCGTACTCGTCGGAAGACAACGACTTTGTGCACGGTGAGCTGCTGGAGGAGCTGGAGACGCGGGCGGGTCTTCGTCTGAACGTGCACAACCGTGACTTCATCCCCGGTCGTCCCATCCCGTCCAACATCGTCAGCGCCGTTCAGAGCAGTCGCCGTACGCTGGTGGTGCTGTCCCGGGAGCTGGTGCGGTCCGAGTGGTGTCACTACGAGATGCAGATGGCCACGATGGAAGCGGCGCACACAGGACGTGATGTCTTGCTCTTCCTGCTGTACGAGGACGTGCCGTCACAGCAACTGCCGCGTGACGTGATGTACAACCTGCAGTCCTCCACCTACATCACCTTCCCCGGCACTCGGGCGGAACCGTCACTCGTCCGTGACTTCTGGGCCAGACTGGCTCAGGCCATCAGGCA ACTGGGACGATGGAAGCTTCTACTAATCCTGGTGCTGACCGTAGCTTTGCGAGAAAGTAAGCAAACTGCATCCATCTCCACCCTACGACCCTTTACGCCATGCGGACCGTGCGTGTGCAACGCCACAGTGGCAGACTGCTCTAATCGAGACTTGAAATACCCAGCTCCCGATGGACTGCCTGACAACCTCACCAGACTGTCTCTTCACAACAACTCCATCTCTGACTTGGGTCCTCCTAATGTTTTTGCACGCTTTACCTCGCTTGAATGGCTCGATCTGTCCGACAGTATCCTATTTGTCAATGTCATCCCTGTTGATGCCTTCGATGGTCTGGGTCGCCTGCGTGAACTGAACCTAAGTTCTAACAAGCTGACCCTTAATGGCGACTACTCTGCCAAGGGACCGTTTGACAGCCTCACGTCTTTGCAACGTCTAGACCTGTCCAACAACTCACTTGAGAAGGTCGAGCCGTTGCTCTTCCGAGCGCTGAATAGCACCTTGCACTGGCTTGATTTTAGCCGGAACAATATAACCTATGAGGGAGAAAGCAAGTGGCCCATACAGTACCTCGACAACCTTACATATCTTGATCTATCACACAACAACCTGAAAAACATAAGTCGGGGACTGTTCAAGCAAGGTCTGCGGACGTTGAACCTCAGCTACAACAGCATTCCACTGAGCGATGAAGCTTATCCCGAGGATACGTTTGAAGACCTGAAAGATTCTCTGACTGAACTGCAGATCAAAGCCAACTGCAACGGATCAGATGCGTCCAACTTTACAGCTCTTTTGCACTACCCCGACAAAGCGTTGTCTTTACTTCGCAACCTTCAGGTCCTATGCATGGACGGGCTTCCTTATCAAAGTTTCGGATCCGGCTTTCAAAATCTGACAAGCTTGATGAAGCTAGACCTCTCTGGAAAGTGGGGTGGATTTTGCTATATAATAATGTTGTCAAACAACACCTTCCAAAATCTGGGTAATTCTCTTCGGACTCTCGATTTGTCCCTCTGCAGCATTGGCAAAATAGACGCTGGTACTTTCTCTCCTCTTGGTGACTCTCTTCGTGTTCTGGACTTGTCCTACAATGTTGGCATGGGCTTTGACAAACTAGGAGAGGCTGTCTACGGGTTGCAGGGCTCTGTTCTCAAGGAACTGTACATCGACTCTATCGTAGAACCGTACAGCACATGCGTTAAAGTGTCAAAGTTGAACACTCGCTATTTTCCCAACACCAGTCTAGAGTTCATCTCTGCCAAAAACAATCACCTTGAGGTCTTCTGTCAGGGGGCCCTGAACAACATGCCCCACACCTTAAGCAGGGTTTCTCTTTACGGCAACCGTCTCGGCTTTGGATCTTATTTCAAGGACTTGGAGAATCTTGTGGGACTGACCGAATTGGAGGTTGACGGTCACGCCTTTGCTTTCCACATACCTGCACGTTATCCCGTTGACCATGTTGAAGGATGCAACACCCCAGAAGGAGCAAACACTCAATGCCAGTTGGGCTGGAGACGCCATTCCAGTCCCAATACGCACATTCGTACGACTCAAGGCGATAAGGATGAATATGAACAAACAGAGTCATGGGAGCAACAGGAGCTCACGAGAAGTGAAGGTCTGACGTTCAAACTGCCACCTAACCTCAAAACGTTCAAGTCTCGCTGGAATCAACTGTACTACCGACTGGAGGAGATAACTTTTGACCCCAACAACTCTCTGGTCGACCTTGAACTTCGTGACAACCTTCTGACTACATGGACCGGACCCATGCGCGGACTCAATCAGTTAGAGACCCTGAATCTTCAGAACAATTTAGCATATGCATTTGGTATAAGATTTTTTCATGATTTTAAGTCTGTAAAGAACTTAAACCTTGCTATAAATTACATGCGAGGAGTCGTGGGCGACGACGAAAAAGGGTTGTTCTTTGAACCTTTGGACAAGCTTCAGTATTTGGACATATCCAGCAACTACCTTAACGTTTTGCCAAGGCAAATCTTCAGAGGTCTTGTCAACCTGAGGTTTCTGAATCTCTCTCACAACGACATTGTAAACTTCAACGTCAACATAACGCATATGGCGAATTTGTCAACACTGGACCTCTCATTCAACAACATCAAGTACCTGTCACTTGAAATCATGAACCACTTAAACAACATAGTCGAGCGCATCGAGGTGCATCTGGACCTGACGTTCAACCCACTGGCTTGCACGTGCGAACACATGGATTTCTTGACATGGGTTGAACAGAGTAAGGTGGTGTTGCCTAGCAGCGAGCACTACACCTGTTTTATGTCAGACGGGAACTACCACCCGATGACAGACATCTTCCAAGTAATTGATCAGCTCGAGTCGTCATGCATCGACACACTTGGCATCCTTGTAGGAGCCGTGTCCTGTGCCTTCTGCTTGCTGGTGGCTGTGTTCTCAGCCCTCGTCTACCGCTATCGATGGAAGCTGCGCTACCTCTACTACGCCTCCCGCCTGGCCTACAGACGCCTGCAGACCtgcgacaacgacaacgacgacttTGAGTTCGACGCCTTCGTGTCGTACTCGTCGGAAGACAACGACTTTGTGCACGGTGAGCTGCTGGAGGAGCTGGAGACGCGGGCGGGTCTTCGTCTGAACGTGCACAACCGTGACTTCATCCCCGGTCGTCCCATCCCGTCCAACATCGTCAGCGCCGTTCAGAGCAGTCGCCGCACGCTGGTGGTGCTGTCCCGGGAGCTGGTGCAGTCCGAGTGGTGTCACTACGAGATGCAGATGGCCACGATGGAAGCGGCGCACACAGGACGTGATGTCTTGCTCTTTCTGCTGTACGAGGACGTGCCGTCACAGCAACTGCCGCGTGACGTGATGTACAACCTGCAGTCCTCCACGTACATCACCTTCCCCGGCACTCGGGCGGAACCGTCACTCGTCCGTGACTTCTGGACCAGACTGGCTCAGGCCATCAGACAGTGA